From the Actinomadura luzonensis genome, the window ACCGGCCGGAGCTGCCGTGACCGCGGCCTCGCCGGCCGGGGCGAGCGTGACCCCGTCGCGCAGGTCGCGCTGGGACAGGTCGAAGGAGACTGCGGGCGTGTGGAACCGGGGGCGCGGCCGGGCGTCTCGGAACAGTGCGGACAGTTGGTCGTGGATCACGGGGTTGGCCGCACGGTCCGGGATGCGCAGCGGGTACGCGGCCGCGTCGGCGATCTCGATCTCCGGGTGTGCGGCCAGCGGGTGGTGCTCCGCAAGCTGGACCCCGAGGCGCTGACGCCGCAGCAGGAACCGGCGCACGCCACGGCCCGGCTGTTCGCCGCGGGTGATCCCGGCATCGAGGCGGCCGTCGGCGACCGCGGGGGAGATCTCCGGTGTCGCCATCGGCATCGCGCCGACCTCGATCCCGCTGTTACCGCGCATCAGCCTGTCCACCAGGGCCGGTGCGGTCTCGGCCCCGGCGCTGAGGCTGTATCCGATGCGCAGCGTGCCCAGTTCACCGGCCGCCGCGCTCCTGGCGGTGTCCCATGCCCGCTCCAGCGCCGCCAGCGCGGGCGGCGCGGACTCCGCCAGAGCCGCCCCGGCCGCGGTCAACGCGACGCTACGCGTGTTGCGGACCAGCAGGGCCGTGCCGAGCTCCGTCTCCAACCGGCGCATCCGGGCGCTGAGCGCGGGCTGCGCGATACCGATCCGCGCGGCGGCGCGGGTGAAGTTCAGCTCCTGCGCCAGCACCAGGAAGTACCGCAGGCTCACCGTGTCCGGCGCCACGTGCCCTCCCCGCCGATTGATAACGATCCGTTCTGAGTCTATCCCGGACCGATCTTTCCCTAGACCGCACATAAAGCCCTAACCTGCGCATATGACGAGTCAACTGACCGCCGTACCGGACATCGCGCTCAGGCACACCGCCGAACTCGAGTCCGCCCCCACGGCACTCCCACGCGCTCCTCGAAACCACCTCCGCCCGCACCCGGCCCCACCTCTGGACGGACGTCGTCATGCATAAGCTGCTGGTCCTGTATCCCAAGCCCGCCGACCCCGACCACTTCCGCGACTACTACGTGACCAACCACCTTCCGCTGGTCATGGACTGGCCCGGCCTGCTTGCGTGGCGCTACAGCTTCGACGTGGCGGCGCTCGAAGGAGAAGCGCCGTACTTCGCGGTCTTCGAAGGCGAATTCGCCGACGCCGCCGCCATGGCCGCGGCGCGGTCGTCGCCGCACGGCCGGCGGGTGTCCGCCGACGTCGCCAACTACGCCAGCGGCGGCGTGGTCGTCATCCACTACCCGGTGCCGGACAGCGCCGCATGAGGCGGCCCGCCACGCTCCGGGACGCGTCCGGCCGGCCGTCGCGGCCAGGTCCGGCCGTCGTCGGACGCCGTTCGCTGTCGCCGGTCCGTTGAGCGCCCAAGGCAGGCCCATGACCTGGCCGGATGTCACCGTGGTCGATGCGTGCGTGCGACGCGACGGCCGGGGCGGCAGCCCCACGGCCGTCACCGACGACGACCCGGCGGCGACGGACGCGGACCGGCGTGCGGTCGCCGCCGCGGCCGGCACCTCGCACGCGGCGTTCCTCGGCCCGGGGCGGACGCCGGACAGTGGCCGGCCGGTCCGGGTTCTTCACCGCCACCGCCGAACTGCCCGGCTGCGGGCACGGCACCGTCGCCGCGCAGGCCGTCCTGCTGACCCGTACCGCGCTGGGCGAGCTGACCGACCGCCAGCACACCGGCGAGCGGACGTTCGACACCGTCGCGACCCGCCGCCCCGCCGGCGTCGAGGTGTGGTTCGACCAGGGCCTCGTCGCACTGCGCCACCCTGAGCCGGACGAACGCGCCGCGATCGTCGCCGCACTCGGGCTCACCGCGGACGACCCGCATCCCGCCGACGCGCCACG encodes:
- a CDS encoding LysR family transcriptional regulator is translated as MAPDTVSLRYFLVLAQELNFTRAAARIGIAQPALSARMRRLETELGTALLVRNTRSVALTAAGAALAESAPPALAALERAWDTARSAAAGELGTLRIGYSLSAGAETAPALVDRLMRGNSGIEVGAMPMATPEISPAVADGRLDAGITRGEQPGRGVRRFLLRRQRLGVQLAEHHPLAAHPEIEIADAAAYPLRIPDRAANPVIHDQLSALFRDARPRPRFHTPAVSFDLSQRDLRDGVTLAPAGEAAVTAAPAGLTWRPLRGAPSLTYHLVLPREQSPLHRRVRAVARTLAHELRWLPD
- a CDS encoding EthD family reductase; translated protein: MHKLLVLYPKPADPDHFRDYYVTNHLPLVMDWPGLLAWRYSFDVAALEGEAPYFAVFEGEFADAAAMAAARSSPHGRRVSADVANYASGGVVVIHYPVPDSAA